The Impatiens glandulifera chromosome 8, dImpGla2.1, whole genome shotgun sequence genome includes a window with the following:
- the LOC124911599 gene encoding 1-aminocyclopropane-1-carboxylate synthase 7-like, whose protein sequence is MGILLELHDTDDQEVQSPSVELSKIAVSSAHGEDSPYFSGWKAYDENPYHEIHNPSGVIQMGLAENQVSFDLVEEYLEKHSEKALFGKKTNSGFRDNALFQDYHGLLSFRKAMASFMEQIRGGRAKFEPTRIVLTAGATAANELLTFILANPGDALLIPTPYYPGFDRDLRWRTGVNIVPIHCESSNNFAITPEALEAAYETARGLNLRVAGVLITNPSNPLGATIQRKVLNEILNFVVEKNIHLISDEIYSGSVFSSSEFVSMAEILEDRKYKNNEKERVHIVYSLSKDLGLPGFRVGTIYSYNDKVVTTARRMSSFTLISSQTQHLLACMLSDEKFVEKYIRINRERLKRRYEMIVNGLREAGIECLKGNAGLFCWMNLGPFLEDPTMESELEIWKLIVNEVKLNISPGSSCHCSEPGWFRVCFANMSENTLEVALKRIRDFVDKMEWKRGGRKPISGNGAGDCKPN, encoded by the exons ATGGGTATACTATTAGAGCTTCATGATACTGATGATCAAGAAGTACAATCACCAAGTGTAGAACTCTCAAAGATTGCTGTTTCATCTGCCCATGGAGAAGATTCTCCCTATTTTTCTGGTTGGAAAGCATATGATGAAAACCCATATCATGAAATTCATAACCCATCTGGTGTTATACAGATGGGATTGGCTGAGAATCAA GTTTCGTTTGACTTGGTGGAAGAGTACTTGGAGAAACACTCTGAAAAAGCTCTGTTTGGAAAGAAAACTAATTCTGGCTTTCGAGATAATGCCCTGTTTCAAGACTATCATGGCCTCCTATCTTTCAGAAAg GCAATGGCAAGTTTCATGGAGCAAATAAGAGGAGGAAGAGCTAAATTTGAACCAACCAGAATTGTTCTTACGGCTGGTGCAACTGCTGCCAATGAACTTCTTACCTTCATCTTGGCTAACCCTGGAGATGCTTTGCTTATACCAACACCTTATTATCCAGG ATTTGATCGAGATTTGAGATGGAGAACAGGGGTAAACATTGTCCCAATCCACTGCGAAAGTTCGAATAACTTCGCTATCACGCCCGAAGCATTAGAAGCCGCGTACGAAACTGCACGCGGCTTGAACTTAAGGGTTGCAGGGGTTCTGATAACGAACCCTTCCAACCCATTGGGCGCAACAATTCAACGAAAAGTCCTCAACGAGATCCTAAACTTCGTGGTGGAAAAAAACATTCATCTTATATCGGACGAAATCTATTCAGGATCTGTGTTCTCATCGTCAGAGTTCGTGAGCATGGCCGAGATATTGGAAGATAGGAAATACAAAAACAACGAGAAGGAAAGAGTTCACATTGTTTATAGTCTCTCCAAGGATCTTGGTCTACCCGGGTTTCGAGTCGGTACGATATATTCGTACAACGATAAAGTCGTAACGACGGCGAGAAGAATGTCGAGTTTCACGTTGATTTCTTCTCAGACACAACATCTTCTTGCATGCATGTTGTCTGACGAGAAATTCGTGGAAAAATATATAAGGATTAATCGCGAGAGATTGAAGAGAAGATACGAGATGATTGTTAACGGGTTGAGAGAAGCTGGAATCGAGTGTTTGAAAGGAAATGCGGGTTTGTTTTGTTGGATGAATTTGGGTCCGTTTCTTGAAGATCCGACTATGGAATCCGAATtggagatttggaaattgatAGTAAATGAAGTAAAGTTGAATATTTCACCCGGTTCTTCTTGTCATTGTTCTGAACCGGGTTGGTTTCGGGTTTGTTTTGCTAATATGAGTGAAAATACGTTGGAGGTTGCGTTAAAGAGGATACGTGATTTTGTGGATAAAATGGAATGGAAACGCGGCGGCCGGAAACCTATTTCCGGCAACGGCGCCGGTGATTGTAAACCAAACTAG